The Streptomyces sp. NBC_01775 genome includes a region encoding these proteins:
- the rlmN gene encoding 23S rRNA (adenine(2503)-C(2))-methyltransferase RlmN — protein MAPPAPGELTFVAPRGAKRPPRHLADLSPEERREAVAAAGEKPFRARQLSQHYFARLARGPEQWTDIPAAAREKLAAELLPDLMSVVRHISCDDDTTRKTLWRLHDGTLVESVLMRYPDRVTMCISSQAGCGMNCPFCATGQAGLDRNLSTAEIVHQIVDGMRALRDGEVPGGPSRLSNIVFMGMGEPLANYKRVVGAIRRLTDPEPDGLGLSQRGITVSTVGLVPAMLRFADEGFKCRLAVSLHAPDDELRDTLVPVNTRWKVREVLDAAWEYAAKSGRRISIEYALIKDINDQAWRADLLGRLLKGKRVHVNLIPLNPTPGSKWTASRPEDEAEFVRTLESHGVPVTVRDTRGQEIDGACGQLAATER, from the coding sequence ATGGCACCGCCCGCACCAGGCGAACTCACCTTCGTGGCGCCCCGCGGAGCCAAGCGGCCCCCGCGGCACCTCGCCGACCTCAGCCCCGAGGAGCGGCGGGAGGCCGTCGCGGCGGCGGGGGAGAAGCCCTTCCGCGCCCGGCAGCTGTCCCAGCACTATTTCGCCCGGCTCGCACGCGGCCCGGAGCAGTGGACGGACATCCCCGCAGCCGCCCGCGAGAAGCTCGCCGCCGAACTGCTGCCCGACCTGATGAGCGTGGTGCGGCACATCAGCTGCGACGACGACACGACACGCAAGACGCTCTGGCGGCTGCACGACGGCACACTCGTCGAGTCCGTCCTGATGCGCTACCCGGACCGGGTCACCATGTGCATCAGCTCTCAGGCCGGCTGCGGCATGAACTGCCCGTTCTGCGCGACGGGCCAGGCGGGGCTCGACCGGAACCTGTCCACGGCCGAGATCGTGCACCAGATCGTCGACGGGATGCGCGCGCTGCGTGACGGCGAGGTGCCCGGAGGCCCCTCCAGGCTGTCCAACATCGTCTTCATGGGCATGGGCGAGCCGCTGGCCAACTACAAGCGCGTCGTCGGCGCCATCCGGCGGCTGACCGACCCGGAACCGGACGGCCTCGGGCTCTCCCAGCGCGGGATCACCGTCTCCACCGTGGGCCTCGTGCCCGCGATGCTGCGCTTTGCCGACGAGGGCTTCAAGTGCCGGCTGGCGGTCTCGCTGCACGCGCCCGACGACGAGCTGCGCGACACCCTCGTGCCCGTCAACACGCGCTGGAAGGTCCGAGAGGTCCTGGACGCCGCCTGGGAGTACGCGGCGAAGTCCGGCCGCCGGATCTCCATCGAGTACGCGCTGATCAAGGACATCAACGACCAGGCATGGCGTGCCGATCTGCTGGGCCGGCTCCTCAAGGGCAAGCGGGTGCACGTCAACCTCATCCCGCTCAACCCCACCCCGGGCTCCAAGTGGACCGCCTCTCGGCCCGAGGACGAGGCGGAGTTCGTGCGGACCCTGGAGTCGCACGGTGTGCCGGTGACCGTACGGGACACCCGGGGCCAGGAGATCGACGGAGCGTGCGGGCAGCTCGCCGCGACCGAGCGGTGA
- a CDS encoding phosphatidate cytidylyltransferase — translation MNDSSWGVPQPGAGYWGPPDPGPAAPGALPRPGDVGVSAYDVTAPAHDVGGEASQTRRMPIVSDPGDEGGDRNGRRPQGPGPTGPAGRSDPHPQRYEQEPAAGAPSPAPAPSAGEGKKRAGRDLRAAVGVGLGLGVLVVASLFLYKPVFIGVIVVAVVVGLWELTSRLNERKGIRAPLVPLAVGGAAMVVAGYVRGAEGAWVAMALTALAVLVWRMTEPPADYLRDVTAGLFAAFYVPFLATFVALMLAADDGPWRVLTFLILTVVSDTGAYAVGWRFGRHKLAPRISPGKTREGLAGAVAFAMVAGALCTQFLIEDGVWWQGLLLGFAVAASATLGDLGESMMKRDLGIKDMGTLLPGHGGIMDRLDSLLPTAPVVWLLFVIFVGS, via the coding sequence GTGAACGACTCATCCTGGGGAGTGCCGCAACCGGGCGCGGGCTACTGGGGCCCTCCCGATCCAGGGCCCGCAGCGCCGGGGGCGCTGCCCCGGCCGGGCGACGTGGGGGTGTCCGCTTACGACGTGACCGCTCCAGCGCACGACGTGGGCGGTGAAGCGTCGCAGACTCGGCGTATGCCCATTGTGTCCGACCCAGGTGACGAGGGCGGCGACCGGAACGGCCGTCGGCCGCAGGGCCCCGGCCCCACGGGTCCCGCGGGTCGCTCAGACCCTCACCCGCAGCGGTACGAGCAGGAGCCGGCCGCCGGTGCCCCTTCGCCTGCGCCCGCGCCTTCCGCGGGGGAGGGCAAGAAGCGCGCCGGCCGTGACCTGCGCGCAGCGGTAGGGGTCGGCCTCGGTCTGGGCGTGCTCGTGGTGGCTTCGCTCTTCCTCTACAAGCCCGTCTTCATCGGCGTCATCGTGGTCGCCGTGGTGGTGGGCCTGTGGGAGCTGACCTCCCGGCTGAACGAGCGCAAGGGCATCCGTGCCCCCCTGGTGCCCCTGGCGGTGGGCGGTGCGGCCATGGTGGTCGCCGGCTATGTACGGGGGGCCGAGGGTGCGTGGGTCGCGATGGCGCTCACGGCCCTCGCGGTGCTCGTGTGGCGGATGACGGAGCCGCCCGCCGACTATCTGCGGGATGTGACGGCGGGCCTCTTCGCCGCCTTCTACGTGCCCTTCCTCGCGACCTTCGTGGCGCTCATGCTGGCGGCCGACGACGGGCCGTGGCGGGTGCTGACCTTCCTGATCCTCACTGTCGTCAGCGACACGGGGGCCTACGCCGTGGGCTGGCGCTTCGGGCGGCACAAGCTGGCTCCCAGGATCAGCCCGGGCAAGACCCGGGAGGGCCTGGCCGGTGCTGTGGCCTTCGCCATGGTGGCCGGGGCGCTGTGCACCCAGTTCCTGATCGAGGACGGCGTCTGGTGGCAGGGGCTGCTGCTGGGGTTCGCCGTCGCGGCCAGCGCCACCCTGGGTGACCTGGGCGAATCCATGATGAAGCGGGATCTGGGGATCAAGGACATGGGCACGCTGCTGCCCGGTCACGGCGGCATCATGGACCGCCTCGACTCGCTGCTGCCGACGGCGCCGGTGGTCTGGCTGCTGTTCGTGATCTTCGTCGGCTCGTAA
- the frr gene encoding ribosome recycling factor encodes MIEETLLEAEEKMEKAVVVAKEDFAAIRTGRAHPAMFNKIVAEYYGTMTPINQLASFSVPEPRMAVVTPFDKSSLRNIEQAIRDSDLGVNPSNDGHIIRVTFPELTEERRREYIKVAKTKGEDAKISIRSVRRKAKETLDKAIKDGDVGEDEGRRGEKELDDTTAKYVAQVDELLKHKESELLEV; translated from the coding sequence GTGATCGAAGAGACCCTCCTCGAAGCCGAGGAAAAGATGGAGAAGGCGGTCGTCGTCGCCAAGGAGGACTTCGCGGCCATCCGCACCGGCCGTGCGCACCCGGCGATGTTCAACAAGATCGTGGCTGAGTACTACGGCACGATGACGCCCATCAACCAGCTCGCGTCGTTCTCGGTTCCCGAGCCCAGGATGGCCGTGGTGACCCCGTTCGACAAGAGCTCGCTGCGCAACATCGAACAGGCCATTCGCGACTCGGACCTGGGCGTCAACCCCTCCAACGACGGCCACATCATCCGGGTGACGTTCCCCGAGCTGACCGAGGAGCGCCGCAGGGAGTACATCAAGGTCGCCAAGACCAAGGGCGAGGACGCCAAGATCTCCATCCGCAGCGTCCGCCGCAAGGCCAAGGAGACTCTCGACAAGGCCATCAAGGACGGCGACGTCGGCGAGGACGAGGGCCGCAGGGGTGAGAAGGAGCTGGACGACACCACCGCGAAGTACGTCGCGCAGGTGGACGAGCTGCTCAAGCACAAGGAGTCCGAGCTGCTCGAAGTCTGA
- the pyrH gene encoding UMP kinase — protein sequence MSNDTDKDSDRRRRFLLKLSGEAFSGGGGLGVDPDVVHKVAREIASVVRDGAEIAVVIGGGNFFRGAELQQRGMDRARSDYMGMLGTVMNCLALQDFLEKEGIDSRVQTAISMGQVAEPYIPLRAIRHLEKGRVVIFGAGMGMPYFSTDTTAAQRALEINAELMLMGKNGVDGVYDADPAHNPAAVKFDALEYGEVITRDLKVADMTAITLCRDNKLPILVFELLAEGNIARAVKGEKIGTLVSNQGTRD from the coding sequence ATGAGCAATGACACCGACAAAGACAGCGACCGCCGCCGGCGCTTCTTGCTGAAGCTCTCCGGCGAGGCGTTCTCCGGAGGCGGAGGACTCGGTGTCGACCCCGACGTCGTGCACAAGGTGGCGAGGGAGATCGCCTCTGTCGTCCGCGACGGCGCCGAGATCGCCGTCGTCATCGGGGGCGGCAACTTCTTCCGCGGCGCGGAATTGCAGCAGCGCGGCATGGACCGGGCCCGCTCGGACTACATGGGCATGCTGGGCACGGTCATGAACTGCCTGGCGCTCCAGGACTTCCTGGAGAAGGAGGGCATCGACTCGCGCGTCCAGACCGCCATCTCGATGGGACAGGTCGCCGAGCCCTACATTCCCCTGCGCGCCATCCGGCACCTGGAGAAGGGCCGCGTCGTCATCTTCGGCGCCGGTATGGGCATGCCGTACTTCTCGACCGACACCACGGCCGCACAGCGCGCGCTGGAGATCAACGCCGAGTTGATGCTGATGGGCAAGAACGGCGTCGACGGTGTCTATGACGCCGACCCCGCGCACAACCCCGCGGCGGTCAAGTTCGACGCTCTTGAGTACGGCGAGGTCATCACCCGCGATCTCAAGGTCGCCGACATGACGGCGATCACGCTCTGCCGTGACAACAAACTGCCGATCCTCGTCTTCGAACTGCTCGCCGAAGGCAATATCGCCCGTGCGGTCAAGGGTGAGAAGATCGGCACCCTGGTGAGCAATCAGGGCACCCGCGACTGA
- the tsf gene encoding translation elongation factor Ts, whose amino-acid sequence MANYSAADVKKLRELTGAGMMDCKKALDEAEGNVDKAVEILRVKGQKGVAKRESRTAENGAAIARIADDNSTGVLVELKCETDFVAKGDKFVAVAEAIAAHIEATSPADIDALLASEIEAGKTVQAYVDEANATLGEKIVLDRFAQFSGAYVGSYLHRTSPDLPPQVGVLVELDKADADIAKDVAQHIAAFAPKFLTREEIPEETVASERRIAEETAREEGKPEQALAKIVEGRVNGFFKENTLLDQPFAKDNKKSVQKVLDEAGVSLKRFARFRVGA is encoded by the coding sequence ATGGCGAACTACTCCGCCGCCGACGTCAAGAAGCTCCGGGAGCTGACCGGCGCCGGCATGATGGACTGCAAGAAGGCGCTGGACGAGGCCGAGGGCAACGTCGACAAGGCAGTAGAGATCCTGCGCGTCAAGGGCCAGAAGGGCGTCGCCAAGCGCGAGAGCCGTACGGCCGAGAACGGCGCGGCCATCGCCCGTATCGCCGACGACAACTCCACCGGTGTCCTGGTCGAGCTGAAGTGCGAGACCGACTTCGTCGCCAAGGGTGACAAGTTCGTCGCCGTCGCCGAGGCCATCGCCGCGCACATCGAGGCCACCTCCCCGGCCGACATCGACGCGCTGCTCGCCTCCGAGATCGAGGCAGGCAAGACCGTCCAGGCGTACGTCGACGAGGCCAACGCCACCCTGGGCGAGAAGATCGTCCTGGACCGCTTCGCGCAGTTCTCCGGCGCCTACGTCGGCTCCTACCTGCACCGCACCAGCCCGGACCTGCCTCCGCAGGTCGGCGTGCTGGTCGAGCTGGACAAGGCCGACGCCGACATCGCCAAGGACGTCGCGCAGCACATCGCCGCGTTCGCGCCGAAGTTCCTCACCCGTGAGGAGATCCCGGAGGAGACGGTCGCCAGCGAGCGCCGCATCGCCGAGGAGACCGCGCGCGAGGAGGGCAAGCCGGAGCAGGCCCTGGCGAAGATCGTCGAGGGTCGGGTCAACGGGTTCTTCAAGGAGAACACCCTGCTCGACCAGCCCTTCGCCAAGGACAACAAGAAGTCCGTCCAGAAGGTTCTGGACGAGGCCGGTGTCTCGCTGAAGCGTTTCGCGCGCTTCCGCGTCGGCGCCTGA
- the rpsB gene encoding 30S ribosomal protein S2, whose protein sequence is MAVVTMRELLESGVHFGHQTRRWNPKMKRFIFTERNGIYIIDLLQSLSYIDRAYEFVKETVAHGGSIMFVGTKKQAQEAIAEQATRVGMPYVNQRWLGGMLTNFSTVYKRLQRLKELEQIDFEDVAASGLTKKELLVLSREKAKLEKTLGGIREMQKVPSAVWIVDTKKEHIAVGEARKLNIPVVAILDTNCDPDEVDYKIPGNDDAIRSVTLLTRVIADAVAEGLIARSSGGSGEGKGEKAAGEPLAEWERDLLEGEKAAEAEKPAEAEKPAEPAEVAEAKDETAAEAEVQSSPETEQAAEAEQAEKPAAEQA, encoded by the coding sequence ATGGCCGTCGTCACGATGCGGGAGCTGCTGGAGAGCGGCGTCCACTTCGGGCACCAGACCCGCCGCTGGAACCCGAAGATGAAGCGCTTCATCTTCACCGAGCGCAACGGCATTTACATCATCGACCTGCTCCAGTCGCTGTCGTACATCGACCGCGCCTACGAGTTCGTCAAGGAGACCGTCGCGCACGGCGGCTCCATCATGTTCGTCGGCACCAAGAAGCAGGCCCAGGAGGCCATCGCCGAGCAGGCCACCCGCGTGGGCATGCCCTACGTGAACCAGCGCTGGCTCGGCGGCATGCTGACCAACTTCTCGACGGTCTACAAGCGGCTCCAGCGCCTCAAGGAGCTGGAGCAGATCGACTTCGAGGATGTGGCCGCCTCCGGTCTCACCAAGAAGGAGCTGCTGGTCCTCTCCCGCGAGAAGGCCAAGCTGGAGAAGACCCTCGGTGGTATCCGCGAGATGCAGAAGGTGCCCAGCGCCGTCTGGATCGTGGACACCAAGAAGGAGCACATCGCCGTCGGTGAGGCGCGCAAGCTCAACATCCCGGTGGTCGCGATCCTCGACACCAACTGCGACCCGGACGAGGTCGACTACAAGATCCCGGGCAACGACGACGCGATCCGCTCCGTCACCCTGCTCACCCGTGTGATCGCCGACGCTGTCGCCGAGGGCCTCATCGCCCGTTCGTCCGGTGGTTCCGGCGAGGGCAAGGGCGAGAAGGCCGCGGGCGAGCCGCTGGCCGAGTGGGAGCGCGACCTGCTGGAGGGCGAGAAGGCCGCCGAGGCCGAGAAGCCTGCCGAGGCCGAGAAGCCCGCCGAGCCGGCTGAGGTTGCCGAGGCCAAGGACGAGACCGCCGCCGAGGCCGAGGTCCAGTCCTCCCCGGAGACCGAGCAGGCCGCCGAGGCCGAGCAGGCCGAGAAGCCCGCCGCCGAGCAGGCCTGA
- a CDS encoding TetR/AcrR family transcriptional regulator: protein MAEHRTMQRAALLDAARSLLSEGGTEALTFPALAQHTGLARSSVYEYFRSRAAVVEELCAVDFPVWAAEVESAMAQAESPGGKIEAYVRQQLALVGDRRHRAVVAISAGELDAGARERIRAAHGGLISMVVEALGDLGHEQPRLAAMLLQGVVDAGVRRIELGAAEDPQQIAEAAVSMALNGVRG from the coding sequence GTGGCCGAGCACCGGACCATGCAGCGCGCGGCCTTGCTGGACGCCGCGAGGTCACTGCTGTCCGAGGGGGGAACGGAGGCGCTGACCTTCCCCGCCCTCGCCCAGCACACGGGCCTCGCGCGCTCCTCCGTCTATGAGTATTTCCGCTCCCGCGCCGCGGTCGTGGAGGAGCTGTGCGCCGTCGACTTCCCCGTGTGGGCGGCCGAGGTCGAATCCGCGATGGCCCAGGCCGAGAGTCCCGGGGGCAAGATCGAAGCATATGTACGTCAGCAGCTCGCGCTGGTCGGTGACCGCCGGCACCGTGCCGTCGTCGCGATCTCGGCGGGGGAGCTGGACGCGGGGGCCCGAGAGCGCATCCGCGCCGCCCACGGCGGGCTGATCTCCATGGTCGTCGAGGCGCTCGGCGACCTCGGCCACGAGCAGCCGCGGCTCGCGGCCATGCTGCTTCAGGGCGTCGTGGACGCCGGGGTACGCCGTATCGAGCTCGGTGCCGCCGAGGACCCGCAGCAGATCGCCGAGGCCGCCGTCTCCATGGCGCTGAACGGCGTCCGGGGCTGA
- the whiG gene encoding RNA polymerase sigma factor WhiG: protein MPQHISGPDRTAAAVAPAVVDDGTPRTAPSSLEELWQSYKDTADSRLREQLILHYSPLVKYVAGRVSVGLPSNVEQADFVSSGVFGLIDAIEKFDPERSIKFETYAITRIRGAMIDELRALDWIPRSVRQKARAVERAYATLEAKLRRSPSESEVASEMGIAMEELHGVFSQLSLANVVALEELLHVGGDGGDRLSLMDTLEDTAADNPVEVAEDRELRRLLARAINTLPEREKTVVTLYYYEGLTLAEIGQVLGVTESRVSQIHTKSVLQLRAKLADLGR from the coding sequence ATGCCTCAGCACATCTCCGGGCCCGACCGCACAGCCGCCGCGGTGGCGCCCGCCGTGGTCGACGACGGCACGCCCAGGACTGCGCCCAGCTCGCTGGAGGAACTCTGGCAGTCGTACAAGGACACAGCCGACAGCAGGCTTCGCGAGCAGCTGATCCTGCACTATTCGCCGCTGGTCAAGTACGTCGCGGGCAGGGTCAGCGTCGGTCTGCCCTCCAACGTCGAGCAGGCCGACTTCGTCTCCTCCGGGGTCTTCGGGCTGATCGACGCTATCGAGAAGTTCGACCCCGAGCGCTCCATCAAGTTCGAGACCTACGCCATCACCCGCATCCGGGGCGCGATGATCGACGAACTGCGGGCGCTGGACTGGATCCCCCGCTCCGTACGGCAGAAGGCCCGCGCGGTCGAGCGCGCCTACGCCACCTTGGAGGCCAAGCTCCGCCGCAGCCCCTCCGAGTCCGAGGTGGCCTCCGAGATGGGCATCGCCATGGAGGAACTGCATGGCGTTTTCAGCCAGTTGTCCCTGGCCAACGTCGTCGCCCTCGAAGAGCTGCTGCATGTGGGCGGCGACGGTGGTGACCGGCTCAGCCTCATGGACACGCTGGAGGACACGGCCGCCGACAACCCCGTCGAGGTGGCCGAGGACCGTGAGCTGCGCAGACTCCTCGCGCGCGCGATCAACACCTTGCCCGAACGGGAGAAGACCGTGGTCACTCTCTACTACTACGAAGGGCTGACGCTCGCCGAGATCGGCCAGGTGCTGGGGGTGACCGAGAGCAGGGTCAGCCAGATCCACACCAAGTCCGTCCTCCAGCTCCGCGCCAAGCTCGCCGACCTCGGACGCTGA
- the dprA gene encoding DNA-processing protein DprA: MKAGCAGDADTATPPSAGPVSPAPTSPLPPSLPSAPSPSSGSPSSGGAAHALTAAAPRSSPVFGPPGDPERIARAALTRIAEPGDELVGGWLAACTPQEVLAALKEGGPPLKGAKEQRWEGLRLRAEGARPHADLEAIEALGGRFVCPGDMEWPQQLDDLGARRPFGLWVRGSASLRVWALRSVAVVGARACTEYGAHCASLLGAGLAERGWTVVSGAAYGIDGGAHRGALAVRGPTVGVLACGVDVAYPPGHQELIRLLGERGLLVAELPPGAHPTRSRFVLRNRVIAALSRGTVVIEAALRSGALVTARRALGLGRHVMGLPGPVTSGLSQGVHELLRGEATVVTDAAEVIELVGMVGELAPERRGPTVPRDALSASAGRVLEAVPGRGASDLARIARSAGVPVEVTLARLHELRALGFVERTGERWLLVRARKGHSIG; encoded by the coding sequence GTGAAGGCCGGCTGTGCCGGGGATGCCGACACGGCGACGCCACCCTCTGCCGGACCAGTCTCCCCCGCCCCCACGTCACCCCTCCCTCCCTCACTCCCTTCTGCCCCTTCTCCCTCTTCGGGTTCTCCCTCTTCGGGCGGAGCCGCCCACGCGCTCACCGCTGCCGCTCCCCGGAGTTCCCCTGTTTTCGGCCCGCCCGGTGACCCCGAGCGGATCGCCCGGGCCGCGCTCACCCGGATCGCGGAGCCCGGCGACGAGCTGGTGGGCGGCTGGCTTGCCGCCTGCACCCCGCAGGAGGTCCTGGCCGCGCTGAAAGAGGGAGGGCCACCGCTGAAAGGCGCCAAAGAACAGCGCTGGGAGGGCCTGCGGCTGCGAGCCGAGGGGGCGCGGCCCCATGCGGACCTCGAAGCGATCGAGGCGCTGGGCGGGCGGTTCGTCTGCCCCGGGGACATGGAATGGCCGCAACAGCTGGACGACTTGGGCGCCAGAAGGCCCTTCGGCCTGTGGGTCCGCGGCTCGGCCTCGCTGCGGGTATGGGCACTGCGCTCGGTGGCGGTGGTCGGCGCCCGCGCCTGCACGGAATACGGCGCCCACTGCGCGTCCCTGCTGGGCGCCGGGCTCGCCGAGCGGGGCTGGACGGTGGTCTCCGGGGCTGCCTACGGCATCGACGGGGGTGCGCACCGGGGAGCCCTGGCGGTGCGAGGCCCTACCGTGGGAGTGCTGGCCTGCGGCGTGGATGTCGCCTATCCGCCGGGCCACCAGGAGCTGATCAGGCTGCTGGGCGAGCGTGGGCTGCTTGTCGCGGAGCTGCCTCCCGGCGCCCATCCGACCCGCAGCAGATTCGTACTGCGCAACCGCGTGATCGCGGCGCTGTCGCGGGGCACCGTCGTCATCGAGGCAGCTTTGCGCAGCGGTGCCCTGGTGACGGCGCGCCGCGCCCTGGGGCTGGGGCGGCATGTGATGGGGCTGCCGGGGCCGGTCACCTCCGGGCTCTCACAAGGGGTGCACGAGCTCCTGCGGGGCGAGGCCACCGTGGTCACCGACGCCGCCGAGGTGATCGAACTGGTGGGAATGGTGGGCGAGCTGGCACCCGAGCGGCGCGGACCGACTGTTCCACGCGACGCGTTGAGCGCGAGCGCCGGCCGGGTGCTGGAGGCGGTACCAGGGCGCGGGGCGAGTGATCTGGCGCGAATCGCCCGGTCCGCAGGTGTACCCGTAGAGGTCACGCTGGCCCGGCTCCATGAGCTGCGAGCTCTCGGCTTCGTCGAACGCACCGGCGAGCGCTGGCTGTTGGTCCGAGCACGGAAGGGGCACTCCATCGGGTGA
- a CDS encoding YifB family Mg chelatase-like AAA ATPase: MGFARTCAVALVGVEGVLVEVQADLEPGVAAFTLVGLPDKSLTESRDRVRAAVVNSGVAWPQKKLTVGLSPASVPKGGSGFDIAVACAVLAAAERIDPREIAGLMMIGELGLDGRVLPVRGVLPAVLAAADAGYRQVVVPEQTAAEAALVPDVSVVGVRSLRQLIAVLTDEPVPEETGRPGDGLPDPGLAGLTGLPPGTPGLTGLLAEERPVDLADVVGQRRARRALEIAAAGRHHLYFKGPPGAGKTMLAERLPGLLPALSRKESLEVTAVHSVAGALPPGQPLVARPPYCAPHHSATMAALVGGGTGLPRPGAVSLAHNGVLFLDEAAECSPRVLDAMRQPLESGHVVVARAAGMMRMPARFLLVLAANPCPCGRHGIRGGECECRPASVRRYRARLSGPLLDRVDLRVTVEPLARSELVAVGGSAESSAVAAARVLEARERAAARYEGMPWKTNSEVPGHELRTRHPAMPGALGEAEADLERGVLTARGLDRVLRVAWTVADLAGHDRPSPDDVNFALELRTGIRRDALVPGRFA, translated from the coding sequence ATGGGGTTCGCCCGCACCTGCGCCGTGGCGCTCGTCGGGGTCGAGGGGGTTCTGGTCGAGGTCCAGGCCGACCTGGAGCCGGGGGTCGCGGCCTTCACCCTCGTCGGGCTGCCCGACAAGAGCCTCACCGAGAGCCGGGATCGCGTGCGCGCTGCCGTGGTCAACTCCGGCGTCGCCTGGCCGCAGAAGAAGCTCACCGTGGGCCTGAGCCCCGCCTCCGTTCCCAAGGGCGGCAGCGGCTTCGATATCGCTGTGGCCTGCGCGGTCCTCGCCGCGGCCGAGCGCATCGACCCCCGCGAGATCGCCGGTCTGATGATGATCGGCGAGCTGGGTCTGGACGGCCGCGTGCTGCCCGTACGCGGCGTCCTGCCGGCGGTGCTGGCCGCGGCGGACGCCGGATACCGCCAGGTGGTCGTCCCCGAGCAGACGGCGGCCGAGGCGGCGCTCGTCCCCGACGTGTCCGTGGTGGGAGTGCGCAGCCTGCGCCAGCTCATCGCCGTACTGACGGACGAGCCCGTCCCCGAGGAGACGGGGCGACCGGGCGACGGCCTGCCCGATCCGGGTCTCGCCGGCCTCACGGGGCTGCCTCCGGGCACACCCGGGCTCACCGGGCTCCTGGCGGAGGAACGCCCCGTCGACCTGGCCGATGTGGTGGGACAGCGCCGTGCCCGCCGTGCGCTGGAGATCGCGGCGGCAGGCCGACACCACCTCTACTTCAAGGGGCCGCCGGGCGCGGGCAAGACGATGCTGGCCGAGCGCCTCCCCGGGCTGCTTCCGGCGCTCAGCCGCAAGGAGTCGCTGGAGGTCACGGCCGTCCACTCGGTCGCCGGTGCGCTGCCGCCCGGCCAGCCGCTGGTCGCCAGGCCGCCTTACTGCGCTCCGCACCACTCAGCCACGATGGCGGCACTGGTGGGCGGCGGGACGGGGCTTCCGCGCCCCGGCGCCGTGTCCCTGGCGCACAACGGCGTGCTCTTTCTGGACGAGGCGGCAGAGTGCAGCCCCAGGGTGCTGGATGCCATGCGGCAGCCCTTGGAGTCGGGCCATGTCGTCGTGGCGCGGGCCGCCGGGATGATGCGGATGCCGGCGAGGTTCTTGCTGGTCCTGGCCGCCAACCCCTGTCCGTGCGGGCGGCACGGCATCCGGGGTGGCGAGTGCGAGTGCCGTCCCGCCTCGGTACGCCGCTACCGCGCACGGCTGTCGGGGCCGCTGCTGGACCGGGTCGATCTGCGCGTCACCGTGGAGCCACTGGCCCGCTCGGAGCTGGTAGCCGTGGGCGGGAGCGCCGAGTCCAGCGCCGTGGCCGCCGCCCGGGTCCTGGAGGCCAGGGAGCGGGCCGCGGCCCGCTATGAGGGCATGCCGTGGAAGACCAACAGCGAGGTGCCCGGACACGAGCTGCGCACCCGCCACCCGGCGATGCCCGGAGCGCTGGGGGAGGCCGAAGCGGATCTGGAGCGCGGCGTACTCACCGCGCGCGGGCTGGACAGGGTGTTGCGGGTCGCCTGGACCGTCGCTGACCTGGCGGGGCACGACAGGCCCTCGCCCGACGACGTCAACTTCGCGCTGGAGCTGCGCACCGGCATCCGGCGCGACGCACTCGTGCCGGGGCGCTTCGCATGA
- a CDS encoding YraN family protein — translation MTTKNARSTESTRRRQPTRTGGAAGAGAPRATGARARPSGAGAGARAGAGVGTGARGALGRYGEDLAARRLREAGMMILERNWRCAEGEIDLIARDADALVICEVKTRRAIPFQHPMDALPAAKTARLRRLAARWLTERWIARYGHPPVGGVRIDLVGVVLPGRGAPVVQHVQGVG, via the coding sequence ATGACCACGAAGAACGCGCGGAGCACAGAAAGCACGCGCAGGCGGCAGCCGACACGGACAGGCGGTGCCGCCGGAGCGGGAGCCCCGAGGGCGACGGGAGCTCGGGCCAGGCCGTCCGGCGCTGGAGCCGGGGCCCGGGCGGGGGCCGGAGTCGGGACGGGCGCGCGGGGTGCGCTGGGGCGGTACGGAGAAGACCTCGCGGCCCGCAGGCTGCGCGAGGCGGGCATGATGATCCTTGAGCGGAACTGGCGCTGTGCCGAGGGCGAGATCGACCTGATCGCGCGGGATGCGGACGCGCTGGTGATCTGCGAGGTCAAAACGCGCAGGGCCATCCCCTTTCAGCATCCGATGGACGCCCTTCCCGCCGCCAAGACGGCGCGGCTGCGCCGCCTGGCGGCACGCTGGCTGACCGAGCGCTGGATCGCCCGGTACGGCCACCCTCCGGTCGGCGGAGTGCGGATCGACCTGGTGGGCGTTGTGCTGCCGGGCCGGGGCGCGCCCGTCGTCCAGCATGTACAAGGGGTTGGCTGA
- a CDS encoding DUF2469 domain-containing protein: protein MSAEDLEKYETEMELKLYREYRDVVGLFKYVIETDRRFYLTNDYEMQVHSVQGEVFFEVSMADAWVWDMYRPARFVKQVRVLTFKDVNIEELNKSELDLPEDSGFKG, encoded by the coding sequence ATGAGCGCCGAGGACCTCGAAAAGTACGAGACCGAGATGGAGCTGAAGCTCTACAGGGAGTACAGGGACGTCGTCGGACTGTTCAAATATGTGATCGAGACCGACCGGCGTTTCTATCTCACCAACGACTACGAGATGCAGGTCCACTCGGTACAGGGCGAGGTCTTCTTCGAGGTCTCGATGGCGGACGCGTGGGTCTGGGACATGTACAGGCCGGCCAGATTCGTCAAGCAAGTACGAGTGCTCACTTTCAAGGATGTGAACATCGAGGAGCTCAACAAGAGTGAGCTGGATCTTCCCGAGGACTCGGGCTTCAAGGGCTGA